The Burkholderia ambifaria AMMD genome has a segment encoding these proteins:
- a CDS encoding hybrid sensor histidine kinase/response regulator, with the protein MTSERPADSRPPASTPADDWQDGGSYSAGAPEHDFAVRRVTLIVLLVAAIVLPCIYVSVMAYNDLKAREAAASDVTMRTVRVAEEHALKVFDLTETLDARIVDLVQDMDDASVRRQESDIHEALNTIGGGYPQVAAVSIFGASGMLLANSLYYPAPYASIANRDDFAGIRDGKVIEHISRLMMGPLKLENIPVFNTGVARRHSDGSFAGMVSIALKSSYFNSFYRELLGGAATPMTMALARSDGAVIASYPPPPSLAHTDLTTTFGNERNDPRAGIVRVRHDGASEIVAYRQVGSYPVYVTCAYRTSAIRREWYEHLSVLVISMFAPSIALWSVIWLSLKRLKAEEEAWDRWQAEASMRRSIESAYRQSRKMQALGNLVGSVAHDFNNLLMIISSNVQIARRRGVQHLDKELGAIERALKNGQSLTRQLLGVARKQPLHNETIDIGQWVGTCRELLKTSLGSKSSLVVAIEPGVWPIRVDVAELELAVINLAVNARDAMTIGGRFTVGARNVTLRREDGFPLTGDFVQISLDDTGSGMAPEVLARAFEPLFTTKAQGMGTGLGLPQVFAFCERSGGLATIDSAVGAGTSVRLYLPRAGVEDIVARPPAVAHDTSALAGLHVLLVEDNSEVAAGTEALLTLLGHRVTYAPTADDALRLIEGAAANDAFDLVISDIHMPGRLNGIDLAEAIDKRPGKLPVILVTGYAEELDRTRTVNVRVLSKPFDIALLDEILLGIREARDARHTDT; encoded by the coding sequence ATGACGTCCGAACGTCCCGCCGACTCCCGCCCGCCCGCCTCCACGCCTGCCGACGACTGGCAGGATGGCGGCAGTTATTCGGCCGGCGCGCCCGAGCACGATTTCGCGGTCCGGCGCGTGACGCTGATCGTGCTGCTGGTCGCGGCGATCGTGCTGCCGTGCATCTACGTGTCGGTCATGGCGTACAACGACCTGAAGGCACGCGAAGCCGCGGCGAGCGACGTGACGATGCGCACCGTGCGCGTCGCCGAGGAGCATGCGCTCAAGGTGTTCGACCTGACCGAGACGCTCGATGCGCGCATCGTCGACCTCGTGCAGGACATGGACGACGCCAGCGTGCGCCGCCAGGAATCCGACATCCACGAAGCGCTGAACACGATCGGCGGCGGCTATCCGCAGGTGGCCGCGGTGTCGATCTTCGGCGCGAGCGGCATGTTGCTCGCGAACAGCCTCTACTATCCGGCGCCCTACGCGTCGATCGCGAACCGCGACGACTTCGCCGGCATTCGCGACGGCAAGGTCATCGAACATATCTCGCGGCTGATGATGGGGCCGCTCAAGCTCGAGAACATCCCCGTGTTCAACACGGGCGTCGCGCGCCGTCATAGCGACGGTTCGTTCGCCGGGATGGTGTCGATCGCGCTGAAATCGTCGTACTTCAATTCGTTCTACCGCGAGCTCCTCGGCGGCGCGGCCACGCCGATGACGATGGCGCTCGCGCGCTCCGACGGCGCGGTGATCGCGTCGTATCCGCCGCCGCCGTCGCTCGCGCACACCGATCTCACGACCACGTTCGGCAACGAACGCAACGATCCGCGCGCGGGCATCGTGCGCGTGCGTCACGACGGCGCCAGCGAGATCGTCGCGTACCGCCAGGTCGGCAGCTATCCCGTGTACGTGACCTGCGCGTACCGCACGTCGGCGATCCGGCGCGAATGGTACGAACACTTGAGCGTGCTGGTCATCTCGATGTTCGCGCCGTCGATCGCGCTGTGGTCGGTGATCTGGCTGTCGCTGAAGCGGCTGAAGGCGGAAGAGGAGGCGTGGGATCGCTGGCAGGCGGAAGCGTCGATGCGGCGCTCGATCGAATCGGCGTACCGGCAGTCGCGCAAGATGCAGGCGCTCGGCAACCTGGTCGGCAGCGTCGCGCACGATTTCAACAACCTGCTGATGATCATCTCGAGCAACGTGCAGATCGCGCGGCGGCGCGGCGTCCAGCATCTCGACAAGGAACTCGGCGCGATCGAACGCGCGCTGAAGAACGGCCAGTCGCTCACGCGCCAGCTGCTCGGCGTCGCGCGCAAGCAGCCGCTGCACAACGAGACGATCGACATCGGCCAATGGGTCGGCACGTGCCGCGAACTGCTGAAGACGTCGCTCGGTTCGAAGTCGTCACTGGTCGTCGCGATCGAGCCCGGTGTATGGCCGATCCGCGTCGACGTCGCCGAGCTCGAACTCGCGGTGATCAATCTCGCCGTCAACGCGCGCGACGCGATGACGATCGGCGGCCGCTTCACGGTCGGCGCGCGCAACGTGACGCTGCGCCGCGAGGACGGCTTTCCGCTGACCGGCGACTTCGTGCAGATCTCGCTCGACGATACGGGCTCGGGCATGGCGCCCGAGGTGCTCGCGCGCGCGTTCGAGCCGCTGTTCACGACGAAGGCGCAGGGGATGGGAACGGGGCTCGGGCTGCCGCAGGTGTTCGCGTTCTGCGAACGCTCGGGCGGCCTGGCGACGATCGACAGCGCGGTCGGCGCCGGCACGTCGGTGCGCCTCTACCTGCCGCGTGCAGGCGTCGAGGACATCGTCGCGCGGCCACCGGCCGTCGCGCACGACACCAGCGCGCTCGCGGGCCTGCACGTGCTGCTGGTCGAAGACAACAGCGAAGTCGCGGCCGGTACGGAAGCCCTGCTCACGCTGCTCGGACACCGCGTCACCTATGCGCCCACCGCCGACGACGCGTTGCGCCTGATCGAAGGCGCGGCCGCGAACGACGCGTTCGACCTCGTCATCTCGGATATCCACATGCCGGGCCGCCTGAACGGCATCGATCTCGCCGAAGCGATCGACAAGCGGCCGGGGAAGCTGCCCGTGATCCTGGTCACGGGTTACGCGGAGGAACTCGACCGCACGCGCACCGTCAACGTGCGCGTGCTGTCGAAGCCGTTCGACATCGCGCTGCTCGACGAGATCCTGCTCGGCATCCGCGAAGCGCGCGATGCGCGGCACACCGACACCTGA
- a CDS encoding NADPH-dependent FMN reductase, with protein MSYRVAVVVGSLRRGSWNRALAHAVISLAPADFSFEFVEIGELPLYSQDYDADLPDVAKRFKASIEAADALLFVTPEYNRSIPGVLKNAIDWGSRPWGHNSWSGKPGAVLGTSPGATGTALAQQHLRNVLAYLDVKTLAQPEMFIKHDPARIDDQGQIVSEDTRKFLQGFVDRYVDWVRMLKSA; from the coding sequence ATGTCCTATCGTGTTGCCGTCGTCGTCGGCAGTCTGCGTCGCGGTTCCTGGAATCGCGCGCTCGCGCACGCCGTGATTTCGCTCGCGCCCGCCGATTTCTCGTTCGAATTCGTCGAGATCGGCGAACTGCCGCTGTACAGCCAGGACTACGATGCGGATTTGCCGGACGTCGCGAAGCGCTTCAAGGCGTCGATCGAAGCGGCCGACGCGCTGCTGTTCGTCACGCCTGAGTACAACCGCTCGATTCCGGGCGTGCTGAAGAACGCGATCGACTGGGGCTCGCGCCCGTGGGGGCACAACTCGTGGTCCGGCAAGCCGGGCGCGGTGCTCGGCACGTCGCCGGGTGCGACCGGCACCGCGCTCGCGCAGCAGCACCTGCGCAACGTGCTCGCGTATCTCGACGTGAAGACGCTCGCGCAGCCGGAAATGTTCATCAAGCACGACCCGGCGCGCATCGACGACCAAGGCCAGATCGTCAGCGAGGACACCCGCAAGTTCCTGCAGGGCTTCGTCGACCGCTACGTCGACTGGGTGCGCATGCTGAAGTCCGCCTGA
- a CDS encoding RNA polymerase factor sigma-70 codes for MPSAYDDPPYLTQLRRDLLRFARLQLRDADAAEDAVQEALTAAWSHAGEFAGRSAHKTWVFGILRNKLIDILRARQRTVSLSALDAELDGESALDRELFKENGHWAAHTKPRPWPRPETLLQQQQFWTLFQVCLDHLPEHIGRVFMMREFLDVEINDICTELTLTTNHCSVLLYRARTRLRTCLSEKGLTTEDAAGEM; via the coding sequence ATGCCGTCCGCGTACGACGATCCTCCCTATCTCACGCAACTGCGGCGCGACCTGCTGCGCTTTGCGCGACTCCAGCTACGCGATGCCGATGCGGCCGAGGATGCCGTGCAGGAAGCGCTGACCGCTGCGTGGTCGCACGCGGGCGAGTTCGCGGGACGGTCCGCGCACAAGACCTGGGTGTTCGGGATCCTGCGCAACAAGCTAATCGACATCCTGCGCGCGCGGCAGCGGACGGTGAGCCTGTCCGCGCTCGATGCGGAGCTCGACGGCGAATCCGCGCTCGATCGCGAGCTGTTCAAGGAAAACGGGCATTGGGCCGCGCATACGAAGCCGCGGCCGTGGCCGCGCCCCGAGACGCTATTGCAGCAACAGCAGTTCTGGACGCTGTTCCAGGTGTGTCTCGATCACCTGCCGGAACACATCGGGCGCGTGTTCATGATGCGCGAATTCCTCGATGTCGAGATCAACGACATCTGCACCGAACTGACGTTGACGACGAACCATTGCAGCGTGCTGCTGTATCGGGCGCGCACGCGCCTGCGCACCTGCCTCAGCGAAAAAGGACTGACGACCGAAGATGCTGCCGGGGAAATGTAG
- a CDS encoding zf-HC2 domain-containing protein translates to MLPGKCRDVTRLLSDALDRSLTLHERLQVRVHLPACSGCRAYRGQIAVLRTAAQAVGGRGVGDDRDASSAGDERG, encoded by the coding sequence ATGCTGCCGGGGAAATGTAGGGACGTGACGCGACTGCTGTCGGATGCGCTCGACCGGTCGTTGACGCTGCATGAGCGTCTGCAGGTGCGCGTGCATCTGCCGGCTTGCAGCGGATGCCGGGCGTATCGTGGGCAGATTGCGGTGCTGCGGACGGCGGCGCAGGCGGTGGGGGGGCGGGGGGTGGGGGATGATCGGGATGCTTCGTCGGCGGGGGACGAGCGGGGGTGA
- the arsC gene encoding arsenate reductase (glutaredoxin) (This arsenate reductase requires both glutathione and glutaredoxin to convert arsenate to arsenite, after which the efflux transporter formed by ArsA and ArsB can extrude the arsenite from the cell, providing resistance.), which translates to MMITIYHNPRCSKSRETLALVEALNTTGTPVNVVEYLKTPPTVEELDTLHRQLGRPVRDMLRDGEEPYKTLDLARESLADAEAYEAIAAHPILLQRPIVVYRGKAAIGRPPESVRTLFE; encoded by the coding sequence ATGATGATCACGATCTATCACAACCCCCGCTGCTCGAAGTCCCGCGAGACGCTCGCGCTGGTCGAGGCGCTGAACACCACTGGCACGCCGGTGAATGTCGTCGAGTATCTGAAGACGCCGCCGACGGTCGAGGAACTGGACACGCTGCATCGTCAGCTTGGTCGCCCGGTGCGCGACATGCTTCGCGATGGCGAGGAGCCGTACAAGACGCTGGATTTGGCCCGCGAGAGTCTGGCCGATGCGGAGGCCTACGAAGCGATTGCCGCCCATCCGATTCTGCTGCAGCGTCCGATCGTCGTGTATCGAGGCAAGGCAGCCATCGGCCGGCCGCCCGAGTCGGTGCGGACGCTGTTCGAGTAA
- the parA gene encoding ParA family partition ATPase translates to MAAEIIAVTQQKGGVGKSTIAMHLGAAFHEKGKRVLVIDADGQNTLIHWSSASGDSDAGIPFPVVNLAEAGGQIHREIKKFINDYDIIVVDCPPSITEKVSGVVLLAASIAVIPTSSSPADYWSSVGLVKLIQQAQVMNEDLRAVFLLNKTEEKRMLTRELKRALEELGFPLLKTQIPTREAYKQAMALGQTVLQMNDRGAKLAAAEIRACADEIVAMLP, encoded by the coding sequence TTGGCCGCGGAAATCATTGCAGTCACTCAACAAAAAGGTGGCGTCGGCAAAAGCACGATTGCCATGCATCTCGGCGCGGCATTCCATGAGAAAGGGAAGCGTGTCCTCGTCATCGACGCCGACGGTCAAAACACACTGATTCACTGGTCGAGCGCATCGGGTGACAGCGACGCCGGCATCCCGTTCCCCGTCGTCAACCTCGCTGAAGCCGGCGGCCAAATCCATCGCGAGATCAAGAAGTTCATCAACGACTACGACATCATCGTCGTCGATTGCCCGCCGTCGATCACCGAGAAGGTCTCCGGCGTCGTGCTCCTGGCCGCATCGATCGCCGTGATTCCGACTTCGTCGTCGCCGGCCGACTACTGGTCGAGCGTCGGGCTGGTCAAGCTGATCCAGCAGGCGCAAGTGATGAACGAAGACCTCCGTGCCGTCTTCCTGCTGAACAAGACCGAAGAGAAGCGCATGCTGACGCGCGAACTCAAGCGCGCGCTCGAGGAACTCGGCTTCCCGTTGTTGAAGACGCAAATCCCGACCCGGGAAGCGTACAAGCAAGCGATGGCGCTCGGTCAGACCGTGCTGCAGATGAACGACCGCGGCGCCAAGCTGGCCGCCGCGGAAATCCGCGCATGTGCCGACGAAATCGTCGCCATGCTGCCCTGA
- a CDS encoding ParB/RepB/Spo0J family partition protein: MKPSQFAKGFQARPDITTSEKRTALDRLNAIDGIVKSDTATPAPTKSAKKDITPPPAMEVLLDPSVDESPQYRAWRLESRYAPGQVIELPLKAIKHSPFNPRHFYLKSSIAELAVNLAKQGQQQAIHVIPDYDNPGTYFVSDGGRRVRALKEANKESVKAIVIDVPIGIQSYKLGYDLNVQRDSQTVFDNAVVWRRFLDDKHFQSQKELSEHLGLDESTVAVALSIGKLPETVMQEMVARPDRFGSNMAYQVGRYHNARGTEATLRLINKIVSDDLSTRQVSDIVKGRVAAQETPKPAGRQRYAQRLEIKLGGKSVGDLKSYGEDRIELRLRGLPKDKRDAILEQLERMLLSE; encoded by the coding sequence ATGAAGCCCTCCCAATTTGCAAAAGGATTCCAAGCGCGCCCGGATATCACGACGAGCGAGAAGCGCACGGCGCTTGATCGGCTCAATGCCATCGACGGCATCGTCAAGTCCGACACGGCCACGCCGGCCCCGACGAAGTCCGCCAAGAAGGACATCACGCCGCCGCCGGCTATGGAAGTCCTGCTCGATCCGTCGGTCGACGAATCGCCGCAATATCGCGCGTGGCGCCTCGAGAGTCGCTATGCGCCCGGCCAGGTGATCGAGCTACCGCTGAAGGCAATCAAGCACAGCCCGTTCAACCCGCGGCACTTCTATCTGAAATCGTCGATTGCCGAGCTCGCGGTCAACCTCGCGAAGCAGGGGCAGCAGCAGGCGATCCACGTGATTCCTGACTACGACAATCCGGGTACGTATTTCGTCAGCGACGGCGGCCGTCGCGTGCGCGCGCTGAAGGAAGCGAACAAGGAGTCGGTGAAGGCGATCGTGATCGACGTGCCGATCGGGATCCAGAGCTACAAGCTCGGCTACGACCTGAACGTGCAACGCGATTCGCAGACGGTGTTCGACAACGCCGTCGTGTGGCGCCGCTTCCTCGACGACAAGCACTTCCAGAGTCAGAAGGAACTGTCCGAACATCTCGGCCTCGACGAGTCGACGGTCGCGGTTGCGCTGTCGATCGGCAAGCTGCCGGAAACCGTGATGCAGGAGATGGTCGCGCGCCCCGATCGCTTCGGTTCGAACATGGCGTATCAGGTCGGCCGATATCACAATGCGCGCGGTACCGAGGCAACGCTGCGGCTGATCAACAAGATCGTGTCCGACGATCTCAGCACGCGCCAGGTATCGGACATCGTCAAGGGCCGCGTCGCGGCGCAGGAGACGCCGAAGCCAGCGGGCCGCCAGCGCTATGCGCAGCGTCTCGAGATCAAGCTCGGCGGCAAGTCGGTCGGCGACCTGAAGTCGTATGGCGAAGACCGCATCGAACTGCGCCTGCGCGGCCTCCCGAAGGACAAGCGCGACGCGATCCTCGAGCAGCTCGAGCGGATGCTGTTGTCGGAGTGA
- a CDS encoding replication initiation protein — protein MATKRAKKTDVDVVSASSAELRKAVEAIAIQPKSGKITLLTRKLFNVLLAVAQQADDSGDTYRALLSDIVANSAFDSNDTALVKEHLRRMVSVQVEWSTGTSSQKPGRKWGISTLIADAEILEDPATRRVWVEFSFAPKIKKKLLDPVQYARLSLQFQSQLRSSAGLALYEICVRYLTNPSHLTMREPWEWWRPILSGTPDTEAGDEAKREYKYFKRDYLRPAIAEVNAVTNIFVELIEHREGRRVAEIQFRVTERKQPMLALDEHPNVFDSTLVDRMVKLGIPLKEAQTLYADSEENRIRAALQMTEQRMRSTTLPPVRSAPALFKDALKKGYAPPVESVDTLPSGMPAAKAVAAQPDDLKARLLSEFSAFRRKEAKVLYEEQGDAEREVARESFESEVLPTMGSHLRDDWRKRGLDSKLAETAFFDWLAQKTWGEPTDGDLLSFTLNQSRAA, from the coding sequence ATGGCCACGAAGCGCGCCAAGAAAACCGATGTGGATGTGGTGAGTGCCAGTTCAGCCGAATTGCGTAAGGCCGTCGAGGCGATCGCAATTCAGCCGAAAAGCGGCAAGATCACCCTCCTGACCCGCAAGCTGTTCAACGTCCTGCTCGCCGTCGCGCAGCAGGCCGACGACTCGGGCGACACCTACCGCGCGCTGCTGTCGGATATCGTCGCCAACTCCGCCTTCGATTCGAACGACACCGCACTGGTGAAGGAACACCTGCGCCGCATGGTGTCGGTCCAGGTCGAATGGAGCACGGGGACGTCGAGCCAGAAGCCGGGCCGCAAGTGGGGGATCTCGACGCTGATCGCCGATGCCGAAATTCTCGAGGATCCGGCCACCCGTCGCGTGTGGGTCGAATTCTCGTTCGCACCGAAGATCAAGAAGAAGCTGCTCGACCCGGTCCAGTACGCGCGTCTGAGCCTGCAGTTCCAGAGCCAGTTGCGCAGCAGCGCCGGTCTCGCGCTCTACGAGATCTGCGTGCGCTACCTGACGAACCCGAGCCACCTGACGATGCGCGAGCCGTGGGAATGGTGGCGGCCGATCCTGTCGGGCACCCCCGATACGGAGGCCGGCGACGAGGCGAAGCGCGAGTACAAGTACTTCAAGCGCGACTATCTGCGTCCGGCGATCGCCGAGGTCAATGCAGTCACCAACATCTTCGTCGAGCTGATCGAGCATCGCGAAGGGCGGCGGGTCGCGGAGATCCAGTTCCGCGTGACCGAGCGCAAGCAGCCGATGCTCGCGCTCGACGAGCATCCGAACGTGTTCGACAGCACGCTGGTCGACCGGATGGTGAAGCTCGGGATTCCGCTCAAGGAAGCGCAGACGCTCTACGCGGACAGCGAGGAAAACCGGATTCGCGCCGCGCTGCAGATGACCGAACAGCGGATGCGCAGCACGACGCTGCCGCCGGTGCGCAGTGCGCCCGCGTTGTTCAAGGATGCGCTGAAGAAGGGTTATGCGCCGCCGGTCGAGTCCGTCGACACGCTGCCGTCCGGCATGCCCGCCGCGAAGGCCGTCGCGGCGCAGCCGGATGATCTGAAGGCGCGCCTGTTGAGCGAATTCTCGGCGTTCCGCCGCAAGGAAGCGAAGGTGCTGTACGAGGAGCAGGGCGACGCGGAGCGCGAAGTGGCGCGCGAGTCGTTCGAGTCGGAAGTGTTGCCGACGATGGGCTCGCACCTGCGTGACGACTGGCGCAAGCGCGGTCTCGATTCGAAGCTCGCAGAGACGGCATTTTTCGACTGGCTGGCCCAGAAGACCTGGGGCGAGCCGACCGACGGCGACCTGCTGTCGTTCACGCTGAATCAATCGCGGGCCGCCTGA
- a CDS encoding DNA-binding protein, which yields MTLDEMREAIREELESLRASGARRQELSLHACKRLFFDLGIRPSAANVRDLTQTGSASDIPKDIDHFWERIRTASKVRLDGAAIPKAVEEKAGALLGALYEEALKAARESLDVDREQIRAGVSDAEQRLRDAAVRQETLEGALTRSETRNDQLQARVTELEVQLASQSTHGSANEATLLTTIARLEKELAAMAARVDAEQTQNAALRDRIDTLQAELQQRTEHYAQQIKDAVAEAERRVKPMLVELDSLRSMAATYQSGLRDVQRKEFDFLQQLSSAKARADRLEEQLRSQGDELERATRDANRLRASQGMNPEIAALIRRLANAGQLDADAYAAIGTSLDHEVPVPSQCPRCDGEPELAQGDDGFEVSCPECEHASGPWPSRFEAIARFARD from the coding sequence ATGACGCTGGATGAAATGCGTGAAGCCATTCGGGAAGAACTGGAATCGCTGCGCGCGAGCGGCGCACGCCGCCAGGAGTTGTCGCTGCATGCGTGCAAGCGCCTGTTCTTCGATCTCGGCATCCGGCCGTCGGCCGCCAACGTCCGTGATCTGACCCAGACTGGCAGTGCCAGCGACATTCCGAAGGACATCGACCATTTCTGGGAACGGATCCGTACCGCGTCGAAAGTCCGGCTCGACGGCGCGGCGATTCCGAAAGCGGTCGAGGAAAAGGCCGGCGCCTTGCTCGGCGCACTATATGAAGAAGCATTAAAGGCGGCGAGGGAAAGTCTCGACGTCGACCGCGAACAGATTCGCGCCGGCGTGAGCGATGCGGAACAGCGGCTGCGCGACGCAGCTGTTCGCCAGGAAACACTCGAAGGCGCGCTGACGCGCAGTGAAACCCGCAACGACCAGCTGCAGGCGCGCGTGACCGAGCTCGAAGTGCAGCTGGCCTCGCAATCGACGCACGGTTCGGCAAATGAAGCGACGCTGCTCACCACGATCGCCCGCCTCGAAAAGGAACTGGCCGCGATGGCCGCCCGCGTCGACGCCGAGCAGACGCAGAACGCCGCGCTGCGCGACCGCATCGATACGCTGCAAGCGGAATTGCAGCAGCGCACCGAACACTATGCGCAGCAGATCAAGGATGCGGTGGCCGAAGCCGAGCGTCGCGTCAAACCGATGCTGGTCGAGCTGGACTCGTTGCGCAGCATGGCGGCGACCTACCAGAGCGGTTTGCGCGACGTGCAGCGCAAGGAATTCGATTTCCTTCAGCAATTGAGTTCGGCCAAGGCGCGTGCGGACCGGCTCGAGGAACAGTTGCGCAGCCAGGGCGATGAACTGGAACGCGCGACGCGCGACGCGAATAGGCTGCGCGCGAGCCAAGGGATGAATCCGGAAATCGCCGCGCTGATCCGGCGCCTGGCCAATGCGGGTCAACTGGATGCGGACGCGTATGCTGCGATCGGTACGTCGCTGGACCACGAAGTTCCGGTGCCGAGCCAGTGCCCGCGTTGCGACGGTGAACCGGAACTGGCGCAAGGCGATGACGGGTTCGAAGTTTCGTGCCCCGAATGCGAACATGCGTCGGGGCCGTGGCCTTCCCGATTTGAAGCGATCGCGCGTTTTGCACGCGACTGA
- a CDS encoding tyrosine-type recombinase/integrase: protein MSLPTPSDTPARPEEKDLFDRGASDWIVSPETAFDAWLAMQDYRRSSADVYRAQWGAFLTWLRAHQKNLATVDTASIANFVGELPIRKTQRMRYLRLIERVLDHIRRTELASTNPARFIAQDGEANWRQARDNEPTGFLTPAERAKLLAYLFSPIGVSGSAYWKERRDRALVAAFLGAGVKTGEARALTISCINTSGTSLQIPSTHPDFARETHLASFAIALLEAWLVERKRQEIPGELVFPASHTGRPMHKATMLRAIDAIVESAGLTSSRSARASPQTLRNTYAAELFEHDVPPERVGKWLGFMRPISSNRLHRAWKNWRDGLANGDALVPDETH from the coding sequence ATGTCCCTTCCCACGCCCTCCGACACCCCTGCACGCCCGGAAGAAAAGGATCTGTTCGACCGCGGCGCATCCGACTGGATCGTGTCGCCCGAAACCGCATTCGACGCGTGGCTTGCCATGCAGGACTACCGCCGTTCGTCAGCCGACGTCTATCGCGCCCAATGGGGTGCGTTTCTCACGTGGCTGCGGGCCCACCAGAAAAACCTGGCGACAGTCGATACCGCATCGATCGCGAACTTCGTCGGCGAGCTGCCTATCCGGAAAACGCAGCGCATGCGCTATCTTCGGCTGATCGAGCGCGTGCTCGACCACATCCGGCGCACCGAGCTCGCGTCCACCAATCCGGCCCGCTTCATTGCTCAGGATGGCGAAGCGAACTGGCGCCAGGCACGCGACAACGAGCCGACCGGTTTCCTCACACCGGCCGAACGCGCGAAGCTGCTGGCTTACCTGTTTTCGCCGATCGGCGTATCGGGCTCCGCGTACTGGAAAGAGCGGCGCGACCGCGCGCTCGTCGCTGCGTTTCTCGGCGCCGGCGTGAAGACCGGCGAAGCACGGGCGCTTACTATTAGTTGCATCAACACGAGCGGAACGTCGCTCCAGATCCCGTCGACGCATCCGGATTTCGCACGCGAAACCCATCTGGCGTCGTTCGCGATCGCGTTGCTCGAGGCGTGGCTCGTGGAGCGCAAGCGTCAGGAGATTCCCGGCGAACTCGTGTTTCCGGCGTCGCACACCGGACGGCCGATGCACAAGGCGACGATGCTGCGCGCGATCGATGCGATCGTCGAATCGGCGGGGCTCACGTCGTCGCGCAGCGCGCGCGCGAGCCCGCAAACGCTGCGCAACACGTATGCGGCCGAACTGTTCGAACACGACGTGCCGCCCGAGCGGGTCGGCAAATGGCTCGGCTTCATGCGGCCGATCTCGTCGAACCGCCTGCATCGCGCATGGAAAAACTGGCGCGACGGTCTCGCCAACGGTGACGCGCTCGTCCCCGACGAAACTCACTGA
- a CDS encoding DUF2471 family protein encodes MTEEQDLAALSFKAAAHDLELIVRHIAERYIRQRVPLSWRLLHAIEAEALADLGFASRHDAGMRQLFERPSDMTFPETDDPIDFGRSNALPAVFSFAVLAYEAAARSQEAAHRERVQRPSKAWGN; translated from the coding sequence ATGACAGAAGAACAAGATTTGGCCGCGCTCAGCTTCAAGGCTGCCGCGCACGACCTCGAGCTGATCGTCCGCCATATAGCCGAGCGCTACATCCGTCAGCGCGTCCCGCTGTCGTGGCGTCTGCTGCACGCCATCGAAGCCGAGGCGCTCGCCGATCTCGGCTTTGCCAGCCGGCACGACGCCGGCATGCGTCAACTGTTCGAACGGCCGTCGGACATGACCTTTCCCGAAACAGACGATCCGATCGACTTCGGCCGGTCGAACGCGCTGCCCGCCGTCTTCTCGTTCGCGGTTCTCGCGTATGAAGCCGCGGCGCGGTCGCAGGAAGCCGCGCACCGCGAGCGCGTTCAACGTCCGTCCAAGGCATGGGGCAACTGA
- a CDS encoding helix-turn-helix domain-containing protein — protein MASSSASRRTPAAAAPQPSGVTPPRVGEQIQRLRNERKLTLDDLSRAAGVSKSMLSEIERDKANPTIAVAWRLTNALGITLDELFSQPKAAETIRVDGPHDIPTLAGHDGRYQLRVWGPIDLAGKFEWYELTLPGGGALVSNAHEPGTREHLTVLHGAMEIDAAAASRRLKAGDTARYAADTPHAIRNPGKAEARALLIVIHR, from the coding sequence ATGGCAAGTTCCTCCGCGTCGCGGCGCACGCCTGCCGCCGCCGCACCGCAACCGTCGGGCGTGACGCCGCCGCGGGTCGGCGAGCAAATCCAGCGCCTGCGCAACGAGCGCAAGCTGACGCTCGACGACCTGTCGCGCGCGGCCGGCGTATCGAAGTCGATGCTCTCCGAGATCGAGCGCGACAAGGCCAATCCGACGATCGCGGTTGCGTGGCGGCTCACCAATGCGCTCGGCATCACGCTCGACGAACTGTTCTCGCAACCGAAGGCGGCGGAGACGATCCGCGTGGACGGCCCGCACGACATTCCGACGCTCGCCGGTCACGACGGCCGCTATCAGTTGCGCGTGTGGGGCCCGATCGACCTGGCCGGCAAATTCGAGTGGTACGAACTGACGCTGCCGGGCGGCGGCGCGCTCGTATCGAACGCGCACGAACCCGGCACGCGCGAGCACCTCACCGTGCTGCACGGCGCGATGGAAATCGATGCCGCGGCCGCGAGCCGGCGCCTGAAGGCGGGCGACACCGCCCGCTACGCGGCCGACACGCCGCATGCGATCCGCAACCCCGGCAAGGCCGAAGCGCGCGCATTACTGATCGTGATCCATCGCTGA